A genomic segment from Microthrixaceae bacterium encodes:
- a CDS encoding peroxiredoxin, whose translation MKREAPHNGGDFTSDDVAGSWFLLYWYPKADTPGCTAQAQGLGDQIEAFDELGCRVLGASFDNPGDNAAFRTKYSLPFALLSDSDGSLARAVGAADAETTHPRRIAHLVDPAGLVARSYDVADPEFFAESVLDDLDDLEDLIDG comes from the coding sequence TTGAAACGCGAAGCGCCCCATAACGGCGGCGACTTCACCTCCGATGACGTAGCGGGATCGTGGTTCCTCCTGTACTGGTATCCCAAGGCCGACACTCCCGGATGCACAGCCCAGGCACAGGGCCTCGGTGACCAGATTGAAGCCTTCGACGAACTCGGCTGCCGAGTCCTCGGCGCCTCCTTCGACAATCCGGGCGACAACGCAGCGTTTCGAACGAAGTACTCGTTGCCGTTCGCTCTGCTGTCGGACAGCGACGGGTCACTTGCCCGAGCGGTCGGCGCGGCGGATGCGGAGACCACTCACCCCCGTCGCATCGCACACCTCGTCGACCCCGCCGGGCTCGTAGCCCGCTCCTACGATGTCGCGGACCCGGAGTTCTTCGCCGAGTCCGTCCTCGACGACCTCGACGACCTCGAAGACCTGATCGACGGGTGA
- a CDS encoding DUF1360 domain-containing protein — protein MDALDYALGAVATARLARLVTRDSIFDTPRLKYVQAMDRGGHPKLAELAVCPWCISVWIGAAVAAAGHGKAPGYRLATSALAFSLAAGVINELGSEGDDD, from the coding sequence ATGGATGCACTCGATTACGCGCTCGGAGCGGTTGCGACGGCTCGTCTTGCCCGCCTTGTCACCCGTGACTCGATCTTCGACACGCCCCGCCTCAAATATGTGCAGGCGATGGATCGTGGAGGTCACCCCAAACTGGCGGAGCTTGCCGTGTGCCCGTGGTGTATTTCCGTGTGGATCGGAGCGGCGGTCGCTGCGGCCGGCCACGGGAAAGCACCCGGCTACCGCCTGGCAACCTCGGCGCTAGCGTTCTCGTTGGCGGCTGGGGTGATCAATGAGCTCGGCTCCGAGGGTGACGACGACTGA
- a CDS encoding nucleotidyltransferase family protein, translating to MTTTDATQTAGGSDWVDLLLPNAVVAIRGLPAMVSDALGDLASARWRPGPDAAVAEMRATKVDDGWRLYPDGDDDVWIGADTEADLLDVVVGRLNRLAFHLDPRRLHLHAAAVEIDGAGVILAGASGSGKSTVTVELLRRGAAYLTDECLTVTPGTRTVTAYPKPLTLKAGSLEYFGRALEDVLARLLSAPNGRAHLRASRLGATVVPHTTVGAIVLLRYCEDETPDFRSLSPAEACVALLGDSLDGIRMGPSALDVLAPIAAGAATWELVFNDAAEAAELIADIRPPLRRELVVPHRLRASSRPAASGDATGPGSPYHSDDESVRAVRFEASAALHDGQSRVLAVVDAAQIDAIERGDTGGPAMARLAEVIGRPVRAVPPTDAGAPLAFGLSGRPVGSIVAATPIASADADAAATGRCAGVLAEQLVRGRHAESDAVSDQVHRTHMAGQSTCLLLERELPRIVDILEVAGVRPVLLKGPVSAHDGPLPPHLRDFGDLDLLVPADQMDAAVATLLADGFERCFPQVSADFDRRFAKSVTLRRRFSGDWRDRDAPTFEVDLHRTLTPGPFGEMVALAELHAHAVPVRVHGRWYRALCPTHRFLHACLHTVLGSAEPRLHSVRDLIATAPRTPTGAADVVETAADWGVTAVVQRAARMAETTFPGGSTPELVDAIESARPGRREPLYLAAYHRRRWSYSLPAAVTVAVIPRWRDRWDFVVAHLRQRRSGEAQ from the coding sequence GTGACGACGACTGACGCCACCCAGACGGCGGGCGGATCGGACTGGGTCGACTTGTTGCTGCCGAACGCGGTGGTAGCGATTCGAGGCCTACCAGCCATGGTTTCCGACGCGCTCGGCGATCTTGCCTCGGCACGGTGGCGGCCAGGCCCCGATGCCGCAGTGGCGGAGATGCGTGCCACCAAGGTCGACGACGGCTGGCGTCTGTACCCCGACGGGGACGATGACGTATGGATCGGGGCGGACACCGAAGCGGATCTGCTCGACGTCGTCGTCGGCCGACTCAACCGACTCGCGTTCCATCTCGACCCGCGACGCTTGCACCTGCACGCCGCGGCCGTTGAAATCGACGGCGCAGGCGTGATCCTTGCGGGGGCCTCGGGGAGCGGGAAGTCGACGGTCACCGTTGAGTTGCTTCGACGCGGCGCCGCCTACCTCACCGATGAATGCCTGACGGTGACGCCCGGAACCCGCACGGTGACCGCCTACCCCAAGCCGCTGACGCTCAAGGCAGGGTCGCTCGAATACTTCGGCCGCGCTCTCGAAGATGTTCTGGCCCGACTGCTGTCGGCACCTAACGGCCGGGCACACCTGCGGGCAAGTCGCTTGGGGGCGACGGTCGTGCCACACACCACGGTCGGGGCGATCGTCTTGTTGCGCTACTGCGAAGATGAAACTCCCGACTTCCGGTCGTTGTCCCCGGCGGAGGCGTGCGTGGCGCTGTTGGGCGATTCGCTTGACGGGATCCGGATGGGGCCGTCCGCCCTGGACGTTCTGGCACCGATCGCCGCTGGAGCGGCGACCTGGGAACTCGTCTTCAACGACGCGGCTGAGGCCGCTGAACTCATTGCGGACATCCGTCCGCCGCTGCGGCGCGAGCTCGTAGTGCCGCACCGGCTCCGGGCATCGAGCAGGCCTGCCGCCAGCGGCGACGCCACGGGGCCCGGCTCTCCGTACCACTCGGACGACGAGTCCGTACGGGCTGTGCGCTTCGAGGCGAGTGCCGCGCTGCACGACGGGCAAAGCCGCGTACTCGCCGTGGTCGACGCGGCACAGATCGACGCGATCGAACGCGGCGACACCGGCGGGCCGGCGATGGCCCGGTTGGCGGAGGTGATCGGCAGGCCCGTGCGAGCAGTCCCACCCACCGACGCCGGCGCTCCGCTGGCGTTCGGTTTGTCCGGCCGGCCCGTCGGGTCGATCGTCGCTGCCACGCCGATCGCTTCCGCAGACGCCGACGCCGCGGCGACTGGGCGTTGCGCCGGTGTCCTCGCCGAGCAACTTGTCCGCGGCCGGCACGCCGAGAGCGACGCGGTGAGCGACCAGGTCCACCGCACCCACATGGCGGGTCAGTCGACGTGCCTGCTGCTCGAACGCGAACTACCGAGGATCGTCGACATCCTCGAGGTGGCTGGAGTTCGACCGGTGCTGTTGAAGGGGCCGGTGAGCGCGCACGATGGCCCGTTGCCCCCGCACCTGAGGGACTTCGGTGACCTGGACCTGTTGGTGCCGGCGGATCAGATGGACGCAGCGGTTGCGACGCTGCTCGCCGACGGGTTCGAGCGGTGTTTCCCGCAGGTGTCGGCCGACTTCGACCGACGCTTCGCCAAGAGCGTGACGTTGCGCCGCCGCTTTAGTGGCGACTGGAGGGACCGCGATGCGCCGACGTTCGAGGTCGACCTCCACCGGACCCTCACGCCGGGACCCTTCGGCGAGATGGTCGCGCTCGCCGAGTTGCACGCCCACGCGGTGCCGGTGCGGGTCCACGGGCGGTGGTACCGGGCGCTGTGTCCGACGCACCGGTTCCTCCACGCCTGTCTGCACACGGTGCTCGGCAGCGCCGAGCCTCGCCTGCACAGCGTCCGTGACCTCATCGCCACGGCGCCCCGCACCCCGACCGGGGCAGCCGATGTGGTCGAGACCGCTGCCGACTGGGGCGTGACCGCGGTGGTGCAACGAGCGGCGAGGATGGCCGAGACGACGTTCCCGGGCGGGTCCACGCCGGAGTTGGTCGACGCGATCGAGTCCGCGCGTCCGGGTCGCCGCGAGCCCCTGTACCTGGCCGCTTACCACCGGCGACGGTGGTCGTACTCGCTGCCGGCTGCTGTCACGGTCGCGGTGATCCCTCGGTGGCGGGATCGGTGGGACTTCGTTGTGGCCCACCTGCGGCAGCGACGTTCAGGCGAGGCGCAGTAG
- a CDS encoding cupin domain-containing protein, with protein MSTRQDVPTGTTETDLSARAPGYLAGGVVRLVDPSEMKGRTLRLPDPDDPLEAPLAAANERSIDVADEYLSKLFPDLPLGRFAQATDATTLVVGRSAPELLDSIGPERLVEEMFQRLNFEPPGQIRFMRDKQARDLGDIATTHPHPYPGGHVRLRPAALAAALDEGYTMVLDGVELRNGPSMLLAEMFERLFGCAVNINGYLSTRSHTSFGAHWDDQEVVIVQLLGRKDWVVEAPPALSPLKSSHGDATSGRTVWEGRLHPGDVMYIPRGWGHLVRGIDELSYHYTITIPRINGMRILNGVLSEAATTGRVMRPGVGTAMQPATRVSLAHLDVLDADQLSSAVRSALAVVRLGMPTRLVQPANASLAFAGRATMVRSACPGGWVVAGTAGDEALIGMANTMLAVPRTLVPQIAALFDGGNHQTSDVAPDMVAGLVDAGLLGLMM; from the coding sequence ATGAGCACACGACAGGACGTCCCCACAGGAACCACCGAAACCGATCTTTCGGCACGCGCTCCCGGTTACCTCGCCGGCGGGGTCGTGCGCCTCGTCGATCCCTCCGAGATGAAGGGACGCACGCTGCGGCTTCCTGACCCTGATGACCCGTTGGAGGCGCCGCTCGCCGCGGCCAACGAGCGCTCAATCGACGTCGCCGACGAGTATCTCTCGAAACTGTTCCCGGACCTTCCGCTCGGGCGCTTCGCCCAGGCGACAGACGCCACGACGCTGGTGGTGGGTCGCAGCGCTCCGGAGTTGCTCGACTCCATCGGGCCTGAGCGGCTGGTGGAGGAGATGTTCCAACGCCTTAACTTCGAGCCGCCGGGCCAGATCCGCTTCATGCGCGACAAACAAGCCCGCGATCTCGGCGACATCGCGACAACCCACCCACACCCCTACCCGGGTGGACATGTCCGGTTGCGCCCTGCTGCTCTGGCAGCGGCCTTAGACGAGGGCTACACGATGGTGCTCGACGGAGTCGAGCTCCGCAACGGTCCGTCGATGCTCCTGGCGGAGATGTTCGAACGGCTCTTCGGGTGCGCCGTGAACATCAACGGCTACCTGTCGACGCGCAGCCACACGTCGTTCGGGGCGCACTGGGACGACCAGGAGGTGGTGATCGTCCAGTTGCTCGGACGCAAGGACTGGGTGGTGGAGGCACCGCCGGCGCTCTCGCCGCTCAAGTCGAGCCACGGCGACGCCACCTCCGGCCGCACGGTCTGGGAGGGGCGCCTGCATCCCGGCGACGTGATGTACATCCCCCGCGGCTGGGGTCACCTCGTGCGCGGCATCGACGAGCTGAGCTACCACTACACGATCACGATCCCCCGCATCAACGGGATGCGGATTCTGAATGGCGTGCTCTCTGAGGCGGCGACCACCGGTCGGGTGATGCGACCAGGGGTTGGCACTGCGATGCAACCCGCAACGAGGGTGTCACTGGCCCACCTGGATGTGCTAGACGCTGATCAACTCAGTTCGGCTGTGAGATCGGCGTTGGCGGTTGTCCGCCTCGGCATGCCCACCCGGCTGGTGCAACCTGCGAACGCCAGCCTGGCGTTCGCAGGGCGTGCCACGATGGTGCGATCAGCGTGTCCTGGCGGCTGGGTTGTGGCAGGCACTGCTGGCGACGAGGCGTTGATCGGTATGGCCAACACGATGCTGGCCGTGCCTCGCACGCTGGTTCCTCAGATCGCCGCGCTTTTCGACGGCGGCAACCACCAAACCAGCGACGTCGCCCCAGACATGGTTGCCGGCCTTGTCGACGCCGGTTTGCTCGGGTTGATGATGTGA
- a CDS encoding glycosyltransferase family 4 protein has translation MTGAADSAVAPKPITVAVLSPTLWHAGGMVRWSRELVRGLELVAPPERLDIHVIVRHSSHLAQQTVEEYGLRCTIHEVPVLRETTRTRIDAVRRMAATLRSISPDVVEVPAGSLWLLGVRGPGCPVIVTVHGFPSKDLIPTHDRLLARQLANRGKAVLVANTERLRTPLDQTIGVPAGTSITLPAGTDDEPTDETQEFRELLRDSFGFAADEQVVVGLGRLVQNKRYDLFIEVADRLRSQAEAASKRPPRFIVVGDGPELATLQAEVSRRGFDETVRFVGHITAPGGYLLGADAFLHPSDTEGAPFSVMEALLAGTPVVATAVGGVPDLVNTPLEGRVVAPGDVDGLVEALAAELETSSDVSDLMTRRDARAAQARSRFSLETMGRAHLELIERLAGRI, from the coding sequence ATGACCGGCGCCGCTGACAGCGCGGTAGCACCCAAGCCGATCACCGTCGCGGTCCTGTCGCCGACACTGTGGCATGCGGGCGGCATGGTCCGCTGGTCACGCGAACTCGTTCGCGGCCTGGAGTTGGTTGCTCCGCCGGAACGTCTCGACATCCACGTGATCGTGCGGCATTCGAGCCATCTCGCCCAACAGACCGTCGAGGAGTACGGACTCCGCTGCACCATCCACGAAGTCCCGGTTCTGCGAGAAACGACGCGCACCCGGATCGACGCTGTGCGCCGGATGGCCGCCACCCTGCGGTCGATCTCGCCCGATGTCGTCGAGGTGCCGGCCGGGTCGCTGTGGCTGCTCGGCGTACGAGGCCCTGGTTGCCCGGTGATCGTCACGGTGCACGGCTTTCCGTCAAAGGATCTGATCCCAACCCACGATCGGCTCCTCGCCCGTCAACTCGCAAACCGAGGCAAGGCGGTCCTTGTCGCAAACACCGAACGTCTACGGACACCGCTCGACCAAACCATCGGCGTACCGGCAGGCACCTCCATCACGCTGCCTGCAGGCACCGACGACGAACCGACCGACGAAACCCAGGAGTTCCGCGAGTTGCTGCGCGATTCGTTCGGATTCGCGGCCGACGAACAAGTCGTCGTCGGACTTGGCCGGCTCGTACAGAACAAACGCTACGACCTGTTCATTGAGGTCGCCGACCGGCTTCGGTCACAGGCCGAGGCCGCCTCCAAGCGTCCACCGCGATTCATCGTCGTGGGCGATGGACCCGAGCTGGCAACACTTCAGGCGGAGGTGTCGCGGCGCGGCTTCGATGAGACGGTTCGATTCGTCGGACACATCACAGCGCCAGGCGGCTACCTGCTCGGCGCTGACGCGTTCCTCCACCCATCCGACACCGAGGGTGCCCCGTTCAGCGTGATGGAAGCGCTGCTGGCCGGCACGCCGGTCGTTGCCACAGCCGTTGGAGGTGTGCCGGACCTTGTCAACACGCCGCTCGAGGGACGAGTCGTCGCGCCCGGCGATGTCGACGGACTCGTCGAGGCGCTCGCAGCCGAGTTGGAGACGTCCAGCGACGTTTCGGACTTGATGACGCGGCGCGACGCCCGTGCAGCGCAGGCGCGTTCACGCTTCTCGCTCGAGACCATGGGTCGGGCGCACCTCGAACTGATCGAACGTCTCGCCGGGCGCATTTGA
- a CDS encoding DUF4143 domain-containing protein — MFAQANDAQVHHLRTEAGRREVDFIVETDDGVLGIEVKLAATVHDGHVRHLVWLKDRLGTECIDTIVLHSGPEAYRRPDGVAVVPLAMFGP, encoded by the coding sequence GTGTTCGCCCAGGCAAACGATGCGCAGGTGCACCACTTGCGCACCGAAGCGGGACGTCGCGAGGTCGACTTCATCGTGGAAACCGACGACGGGGTTCTGGGAATCGAGGTGAAACTCGCCGCCACGGTTCATGATGGGCACGTCCGTCACCTGGTGTGGTTGAAGGACCGCCTTGGAACGGAATGCATCGACACAATCGTGTTGCACTCAGGGCCCGAGGCCTACCGCCGACCCGACGGAGTGGCGGTCGTGCCGCTGGCGATGTTCGGACCGTAG
- a CDS encoding nucleotidyltransferase family protein, with protein MNDQQASVAHPDDVMKALAVRGLRGAQVSVADLAPFDHLDPRSLVGAAEATRMLGPMLGAVHDGELDFDDDSTRFLVERHEANMLWAIKLEARILEMRDLFAAAGGVRHLILKGSAIAHLDEDDPAMRSTSDVDVLVAADDLDRAVGALSADGATRQFPQRRPGWDRRFAKSVTMTGTDAIEIDLHRMLCDGVFGVRLPLEELFAESTPFELGGERVGALSRPHRFLHAAWHAVLGSRHPKLLNLRDLARYMDSPALAPDAIAPIARHWGGEAVLVTAIREVHDALPFQSPTWTDWAHQTTPTIPQREFELVERHRNEGSSFGRAKVDMWRELPSLRLKSAYAWGAVVGRLRRSSDAPAGSE; from the coding sequence ATGAACGACCAACAGGCGTCGGTGGCCCACCCCGACGACGTGATGAAAGCCCTCGCGGTTCGCGGGCTGCGCGGGGCGCAGGTGTCGGTGGCCGACCTCGCACCGTTCGATCACCTCGACCCGAGATCGCTCGTCGGTGCCGCCGAGGCGACCCGAATGCTCGGCCCGATGCTGGGCGCGGTCCACGATGGTGAGTTGGATTTCGACGACGACTCGACCCGGTTCCTCGTCGAGCGTCACGAGGCGAACATGTTGTGGGCCATCAAACTCGAGGCCCGCATTCTGGAGATGCGCGACCTGTTCGCTGCGGCCGGCGGAGTGCGCCACCTCATCTTGAAAGGCTCCGCGATCGCACATCTCGACGAGGACGACCCGGCGATGCGCTCGACCTCCGATGTCGACGTGTTGGTCGCCGCCGACGACCTTGACCGTGCCGTTGGCGCGCTCAGCGCTGATGGGGCCACACGACAGTTCCCACAACGCCGTCCGGGCTGGGACCGCCGTTTCGCCAAATCGGTCACCATGACCGGCACCGACGCCATCGAGATCGACCTACACCGGATGCTGTGCGACGGCGTGTTCGGGGTGCGACTGCCGCTCGAGGAGTTGTTCGCCGAGTCCACCCCCTTCGAACTCGGCGGCGAACGCGTCGGCGCGCTCTCGCGACCACATCGGTTCCTGCACGCGGCCTGGCACGCGGTGCTCGGCTCGAGACACCCGAAGCTGTTGAACCTGCGCGACCTCGCCCGCTACATGGACTCCCCCGCGCTCGCGCCCGACGCCATCGCGCCGATCGCCCGCCACTGGGGCGGCGAAGCGGTGCTGGTCACCGCGATTCGAGAGGTCCACGACGCGCTCCCCTTCCAATCGCCGACGTGGACCGACTGGGCACACCAGACAACACCGACAATCCCACAGCGAGAATTCGAACTCGTCGAACGCCACCGCAACGAAGGCTCCTCATTCGGCCGAGCCAAAGTCGACATGTGGCGCGAACTGCCCAGCCTGCGACTGAAGAGCGCCTACGCGTGGGGTGCCGTCGTTGGGCGCCTGCGACGCTCCAGCGACGCGCCCGCTGGCAGCGAATAG
- a CDS encoding CCDC90 family protein: MDVTDASRYAMQSALIKAIGAEEAETLMEHLPPLGWGDVATKTDLALLSAELRLEMEKLRSELKDEIAELRSDLNGEIAKLRSEFKDAMHRQMVWMISTVFAAITVGSAMAGGIAAWIAH, translated from the coding sequence ATGGATGTTACGGACGCGTCGCGGTATGCGATGCAGAGTGCGCTGATCAAAGCGATCGGGGCCGAGGAAGCGGAGACGTTGATGGAGCATCTTCCGCCGCTGGGCTGGGGTGACGTCGCGACGAAGACGGACCTTGCGTTGCTCAGCGCGGAGCTTCGCCTCGAGATGGAGAAGCTGCGGTCAGAGTTGAAAGACGAAATCGCGGAACTGCGGTCGGATTTGAACGGCGAGATTGCGAAGCTGCGGTCGGAGTTCAAGGACGCGATGCATCGCCAGATGGTGTGGATGATCTCGACCGTCTTCGCCGCGATCACGGTGGGCAGTGCCATGGCGGGCGGGATCGCTGCCTGGATAGCGCACTGA
- a CDS encoding helix-turn-helix transcriptional regulator yields MSEYSDIAHIGRWRMHNEWVVRDGKGLGRAIVGLRHERGLDQAELAERCGIHRSYLSNLERGHATVQTDRMFRVLRRLGVEIVVRARERDDAG; encoded by the coding sequence ATGTCTGAGTATTCAGACATCGCCCACATCGGGAGGTGGCGCATGCACAACGAATGGGTCGTGCGTGATGGAAAAGGTCTCGGACGTGCGATCGTCGGCCTCCGTCACGAACGCGGACTCGATCAGGCCGAACTCGCTGAACGCTGTGGGATCCATCGCTCCTACCTCTCGAATCTTGAGCGCGGGCACGCCACGGTGCAGACCGATCGGATGTTTCGGGTCCTTCGGCGCCTCGGCGTGGAAATCGTTGTTCGAGCGCGTGAGCGAGACGATGCCGGCTGA
- a CDS encoding NADH-quinone oxidoreductase subunit A: protein MWTASDFLRQYLVVLIFAAVGAGLVGLLLGLSYLLRPNRVQPEKLKTYESGVDPVGSMWTQSHVRYYIFALLFVLFDIETVFIFPWATRLETYGVFGLIEMGVFVFILLLGLVYAWRKGVLKWV, encoded by the coding sequence GTGTGGACCGCGAGTGACTTTCTCCGGCAGTACCTCGTTGTACTGATATTCGCCGCTGTCGGTGCAGGCCTCGTCGGTTTGCTGCTCGGCCTGAGCTACCTGTTGCGGCCCAACCGGGTGCAACCGGAGAAGCTCAAGACCTACGAAAGCGGCGTCGACCCGGTCGGCTCGATGTGGACCCAGTCGCACGTGCGGTACTACATCTTCGCCCTGCTGTTCGTGCTGTTCGACATCGAAACCGTGTTCATCTTCCCCTGGGCGACCCGCCTCGAAACCTACGGGGTGTTCGGCCTCATCGAGATGGGCGTGTTCGTGTTCATTCTTCTGCTCGGCCTCGTGTACGCCTGGCGCAAGGGGGTCCTCAAGTGGGTCTAG
- a CDS encoding NADH-quinone oxidoreductase subunit B, whose product MPKPLGKLLNQGRKYSLWAYQWGLACCAIEMGAAFGSPRYDVMRFGVIPLPASPRQADLLVVSGTVTDKMVPPIRRLYEQMPDPKYVISMGSCANCGGPYWDSYSVTKGVDQVIPVDVYVPGCPPRPEALLEGVVLLQQRIGTEDMQSRWRGDPIVVD is encoded by the coding sequence ATTCCCAAGCCGCTCGGCAAGCTGTTGAACCAGGGCCGCAAATACTCCCTCTGGGCCTACCAGTGGGGGCTTGCGTGCTGCGCCATCGAGATGGGTGCCGCGTTCGGTTCGCCCCGCTACGACGTGATGCGCTTCGGCGTCATCCCGCTGCCGGCCAGCCCCCGCCAGGCCGACCTGCTGGTCGTGTCGGGCACCGTCACCGACAAGATGGTCCCGCCGATCCGCCGCCTGTACGAGCAGATGCCCGACCCGAAGTACGTGATCTCGATGGGTTCGTGCGCCAACTGCGGCGGCCCGTACTGGGACTCCTACTCGGTCACCAAGGGCGTCGATCAGGTCATCCCCGTCGACGTGTACGTCCCCGGATGTCCGCCCCGACCCGAAGCACTCCTCGAAGGTGTCGTGTTGTTGCAACAGCGCATCGGCACCGAAGACATGCAGAGCCGTTGGCGAGGTGATCCCATTGTCGTCGACTGA
- a CDS encoding NADH-quinone oxidoreductase subunit C, protein MSSTDETAEETAATAEATEAAADETAAAAPAPEPEPEEVREPDPLRDALLAELSSLMGDAIVGSHIIPGKDIWVRVRTDAWAEVANTVRTVMGARFFSFLSAIDWMPSPFGRSLDSAVDMAINNTEPKAPEPMQTGYAGGDTRFQVFARVTNLKDHWGITLKADAGDENPTIGTWTKVYAGADWHEREMYEMFGIDFVGHPGLRKLYLPTDFEGHPLRKDFPLLARMVKPWPGIVDVEPMPGDGSEDSDASNEEAAS, encoded by the coding sequence TTGTCGTCGACTGACGAAACCGCCGAAGAAACCGCGGCAACCGCCGAAGCCACAGAGGCCGCGGCAGACGAGACCGCAGCCGCCGCGCCGGCTCCGGAGCCCGAGCCCGAAGAGGTTCGCGAACCCGACCCGCTGCGCGACGCACTCCTCGCCGAGCTCTCCTCGCTCATGGGCGATGCCATCGTCGGCTCACACATCATTCCCGGCAAAGACATCTGGGTGCGGGTCCGCACCGACGCCTGGGCCGAGGTCGCCAACACCGTGCGCACCGTCATGGGCGCCCGTTTCTTCAGCTTCCTTTCGGCCATCGACTGGATGCCCTCGCCGTTCGGTCGCTCCCTCGACTCCGCGGTCGACATGGCGATCAACAACACCGAGCCCAAAGCCCCCGAGCCGATGCAGACCGGTTACGCCGGTGGCGATACCCGCTTTCAGGTGTTCGCCCGCGTCACCAACCTCAAGGACCACTGGGGCATCACCCTCAAAGCCGACGCCGGCGACGAGAACCCCACCATCGGCACCTGGACCAAGGTCTACGCGGGGGCCGATTGGCACGAACGAGAGATGTACGAAATGTTCGGCATCGACTTCGTCGGCCACCCCGGCCTGCGCAAGCTCTATCTGCCCACCGACTTCGAAGGTCACCCGCTGCGCAAAGACTTCCCGCTGCTCGCACGCATGGTGAAGCCGTGGCCGGGCATCGTGGATGTCGAACCCATGCCGGGCGACGGCTCCGAAGACTCCGACGCATCGAACGAGGAGGCGGCATCATGA